CGGTAATAAGCTTTCAGGTCAATAATGCCAGAACCAGGATTATGTTTACGGAAATCAGCCAGGAGATGATGGGATAAATTAACCATAAAGAAGGCGAGATTAGCAGCGTTAGTCACAGCAGTTTGACTCAGATTCATAAAATCTTCCAACCCCCAGAATTGTTTAGCATCCCGAAAATTAAACACGAGAGTGGAAACGTAGCTTGTAATAATCAATAATTTTCTCAAATGTCAAGTCTAGGTCGCTGGAAAATAAAATTACATGGCTAGCCGTATTGGTCTTAAGATTAGTTTTGACCAAAATAACTACATGTTTACGAAAAAACAGCCAAAACAATGTTGCCCAAGGTATGACTGTAGAGAAAAATCTCCCCATCGTCCGATAGCTACCACCTGTATCTGTCCAACGTGCAATTCCCAACATCGTGACTCGACCACTCATTGCTAACATTGCCAGGATAATTTGGTTCAACTGCCGCATCGTTGTCGCGTTTATCTGCGGTAGCAGGCATTGCAAGAGTGATAAGATGTCCGGCATGGGCTAAATCGTAGTTTTTGAGTTGTCGTTTGGCAAGACCATGCGATCGCACTCTCTGCGATGGTATTGGTAAAAACTAGCTTTGTGGTCAGAAATCAATAACGGTGATCGCACTTTTGGTAATTTGGCGGGGCGATCGCTGACAAACAAGAAACAATGCAATTCTTAAAATAGGCGATCGCACGTATGAGCAATCAAAATTGCTGAAGTTCCCTCTCCTTTGCAAGGGGAGGGTTAGGGTGGGGTAATGTGATTTGAACGATAATTTAGCCAAACGGTCACGAAATACTTCACTCTGTACTAGGACAACATATAGTTCAAAGCTATAAATGGAGTTCAAAAAACTCAAAACTTAATTACAGCAAGGAACATAGTCAAATAGTTCATTTGTACCGTACCGTAATGAGAGAGAAATAAAAATTCAGATTTCAGGCGATCGCTTTATCACTCAATTTTTGGCGAAACATATTTTTGAACCATATTGTGGACATTTTGAATTATATTTTGACCGAAAGTTTAAAATTTTCGACTAAATTAGTGTGTCTTGCTCGGCATTTTTTACCACATCTAAAAATAAAACTTTTGGTCGTATTATGGTTCACATTTAAAACACGCGGACATAATTTGATTCATAAAGCTAAGTTATTGATTGGCTCAAAAGCTTGAAATTACGTTAACTTTTAGTCACGTTATGGTTCAAAATTTGGTCACGCAGGGGGTAAAATCACAGGTAATCTGCCGCAATTGGCAAACTGTTTGTGCAATCATTGCGATCACACCTTCCAACTCTTGATAAACCTGTTGATTTGTAAACCTCAAAAAACGAGTTCCCTTAGATTCAAGAAAACATTGTCGTTCATAATCACAAACCTGCGCCCCTGCTTGAAAATGACTATCACCATCAAGTTCTATAGCAAGTTTTAATTCAGCACAATAAAAATCCACAACAAATACATCAATGCTGTATTGTCTACGAAATTTAAAACCATCAATTTGTCGATTTCTCAACTTGTCCCACAGAATCTTTTCCGCAGGTGGCATATTATTACGGAGCGATCGCCTTTTTTCTTTTTGTGAGGTTTTGTTATAAAGTTCTGTCACAATACTTAGTTTCAATATGCCTAATATTAAATTACCCCCCTTAATCCCCCCTTGCAAAGGGGGGAAACTAGAAATTCAGTTCCCTCCCCTTTGCAAGGGGAGGGTTAGGGTGGGGTATTTTTCATCCATATATCTCTATTTCCCAAAACCCTTACCGCGATTGGTTGAAGGAAGACACAGACAGTTTTCTAATTGAGTGAGTAAGGTTTCACGGTCTAAGTTTTGCCCAATTAATACTACTTGGTTTTTTGGTGTACCTTTCCACTCCTCATCATCTAAGGTAAAGCGTTTACCGCACAGGTGAAAAATGTGGCGTTTGGGACTTTCATCAAACCACATAATACCCTTAGCGCGGAAAATATTTGTGGGTAGTTGGTTATCTAGAAAATACTGGAACTTCCTAATAGAAAATGGCTTATCACTTTGGAAGGATATCGATGTGAAACCATCATTTTCTAAATGGTGCGAGTGGTCATGGTGGTCATGGTCGTGATGGTCATGACCGCAAGTTGAATGAACATGGTCATGGTCGTGATGGTCGTGACCGCAGGCTGAATGGTCGTGGTGGTCGTGGTGGTCGTGGTGGTCGTGACTATGAGTATCGACTGTATCAAAATACTTGTCAGACTCAAACAGACCAACACTTAAAATTAAGGGGAGAGGAACTTGCGATCGCTTCGTCCTTAATATCCTTGCACCTTCCTTGACTTCATTGATTTTTCTTTCCAATTCATTCAAGGTAGCTTCATCGACCAAATCTGTTTTATTCAACAGAATCACATCACCGTAGGCAATTTGACTATATGCGGCTTGTGAATTAAATAAATCTAAACTGTAATTCGCTGCATCGACTACAGTGATAATCGAGTCCAAACGGGTTAAATCCTTCAACTCTGTACCCAAAAATGTCAGGGCTACTGGTAAAGGGTCTGCTAGTCCAGTTGTTTCTACAACTAAGTAATCTAGCTTTTCTTCCCGTTCTAAAACTTTATATACCGCATCAACCAGGTCATTATTAATAGTGCAGCAGATACAACCATTATTTAATTCCACCATGTTCTCATCAGTGGAAACAATTAACTCGTTGTCAATGCCGATTTCCCCAAATTCGTTGACCAAAACGGCGGTTTTTAAGCCTTGTTGATTGTTGAGAATGTGATTAAGTAAAGTTGTTTTACCACTACCGAGAAATCCAGTAATAATTGTTACTGGCATTCCTTGTTTCGGAGCATCCATAGGTTGAGAATTTTGAGTAACTGCTGATTGCATAGCAAGAAAATCGCAAAATTAGAACAAATAAAAGAACTTTTGGGGCAACTGCTTTCCAGCAGAATGGCAAAATGGTAGCGTAGATTGTCTAGAAAACACTAGCATAGGGATACTCGGCACAAGTCCGAGCTGCTTAACCCTATTATTGCTTATCTTCTTATTTCAGCATTACTCTGTTATGGCACTAACTGTTTACAATACCCTCACCCGTCGTCAAGAACCCTTTAAGACAGTCGAACCCGGCAAGGTTAAGATGTATTACTGCGGCGTGACGGTTTACGATTATTGCCATTTGGGTCATGCTAGAGCTTGCATTGTCTGGGATGTGGTACGGCGTTATTTGCAATTCCTGGGCTATGAAGTGCGCTATGTACAAAATTTTACCGATATTGATGACAAAATCCTCAACCGAGCGCGGCAAGAAAATTCCTCAATGGAGGCGGTAGCAGAACGCTTCATTAAGGCATATTTTGAGGATATGGCACAGCTAGGGATTAAAGAAGCCGATGAATATCCCCGTGCTACTCATACAATCAACGGCATTCAACGCTTAATTCACGAGTTAGAAAATAAAGGCTTCGCTTATCCCTCGCAAGGCGATGTTTACTACGCAGTACGGCAATTTGCTGAGTATGGCAAGCTTTCAGGACGCAGACTGGAGGATATGCAGGCAGGTGCAAGCGATCGCGTCAATGTAGATGATCCAGAATATCAGAAAAAGAAAGACCCTTTCGACTTCGCTCTGTGGAAAGCAGCTAGACTTGGAGAACCTTCTTGGGAATCACCTTGGGGTGCAGGTCGTCCAGGTTGGCATATAGAATGCTCGGCAATGGTACGCGATCGCCTGGGTGAGACAATAGATATTCATGCTGGTGGTGCTGACTTAATTTTCCCCCACCACGAAAACGAAATCGCTCAATCAGAAGCCGTTACAGGCAAACCTCTAGCAAACTACTGGCTACACAACGGTATGGTCAAAGTTGATGGGGAGAAAATGTCCAAATCCTTGGGCAACTTTACCACCATCCGCGATTTACTAGAACGGGGCGTTGATCCGATGGCGATGCGGTTATTTGTGCTAACGGCGCAATATCGTACCCCAATAGATTTTACCGATGAAGCGATCGCAGCTGCTACCAATGGTTGGCACACAATCAAGGATGGCTTATTGGCTGGTTGGCAATTAGGAAATGGGAAATGGGAACTGGGGAATGGAATATCTAATACCTATGTTGAGCGTTTTACAGAAGCAGTCAATGACGATTTTAATTTCCCTGGTGGGTTAACAATATTATTTGAGTTGGCAAAAAAACTCCATCGTGAAAGAAACATCCTAGTGCATGGAGGAAAGACAGAAACACCGATAGAAGAATTAAAAATACAATGGCAAACTTTGGTTACTTTAGCTAACGTTCTCGGTTTAACCGCGCAGCCAGAAATACATAAAAATGGGCAAGATGGTTTAAGCGATGCGGATATAGAAGATTTAATTCAGCAAAGACAAGCAGCGAGAAAAGCCAAGAATTTTGCTGAAGGCGATCGCATTCGTAACGAACTACAAGCTAAAGGTATTACCCTAATTGATAGCCCTCAAGGTACGCGCTGGCACAGAGGTTAAAAGAAACTGGAAAAAGCAGAGAGCAGAGGAGCAGATAAGATCATCACTCCCCCATTACCAATTACCAATTACCCAATCCCTAGATTATTGTTATGTGGTCTGAACTGATAAAAGCGATCGCTAGTTTTAAAATACCTGCTGATTGGATCGGTATTAGAGTAGTTAAAGAAACTGCTGCTCATCATTATGTGCGTGATGGTTTGCCTCAACATAATGGTAAATCAAGCACCATTGGAGCCATGTTAGAAGTTTTGGTAAATGGCTCTTTCGGTTATGCTGCTACCAATTCCCTAGAATTAACATCACTGCAAGCGGCGGCGGAAATTGCTTACAAACAAGCCCTAGCTGCTAATCAGTGGTACATTTATCCCTTTGGTGTTAGCGAACGTCCCAAAGTAGTGGGTGAGTATAATTCACCTTTTGTAGAACCCTTAAATGCCCTCAGTCCTGGGGAAATTAATGATTTGTTGGTGCGGATTTGTCACACTTTAAAAGTAGACGACAAAATTGTCCAAACCACTGCAAATGCGGCTACTAGCGAAAAAGAGAGTTGGTTTGTTAGTAGTAATGGTTCTGAGGTATATCAAAAGTTTGTTTCTATCGGAACACATTATGGAGCGATCGCGCAAGATGGAGCGATCGTTCAACAACGGACTAACAACGGTTCCCAAGCAAACTGTTACCAAGGCGGAATTGAATTATTACAACAAAACCACCTATGGCAAAGGGTACGACAAATTGGCGAACAAGCGATAGAATTATTATCTGCCGAAGAATGTCCAACCACCCGCACCAATTTGGTTTTAGCCCCAGACCAAATGATGTTACAAATTCATGAAAGTGTGGGACATCCCTTAGAACTTGACCGAATTTTAGGTGATGAGCGTAACTATGCTGGTGGTAGCTTTGTCAGCACCAGCGATTTTGGCAACCTCAGCTATGGTTCGCCATTGATGAATATTACCTTTGACCCCACAGTCATCGGTGAATATGCCAGCTATGGATTTGATGATACAGGTGCAGTGGCTACACGGGAATATTTAATCAAAGAAGGCGTTTTGCAAAGGGGTTTAGGCAGTTTAGAAAGCCAAGCTAGAGCGAAAGTTCCGGGGGTAGCCTGTGCGCGTGCTTCCTCATGGAACCGACCACCAATTGACCGTATGGCGAACTTAAACCTAGAGCCAGGTAACGCCAGCTTTGATGAGATGATTAGTAACATAGAACAAGGCGTATATATGGAATCTAATCGTTCCTGGTCAATTGATGATCGCCGTTATAAATTTCAATTTGGCTGTGAGTATGCCAAACTCATCGAAAATGGTAAACTCACCAAAACCCTGCGTAATCCCAACTATCGAGCCACTACACCAGAATTTTGGCACAGCCTCATCCAAGTCGGTGATAATTCCAACTGGGAAATGTACGGCACACCATTCTGTGGCAAAGGTGAACCTAATCAATCAATTTGGGTAGGACATGGTTCACCTGTTTGTGTATTTGCTAATGTAGAGGTTTTTGGAGGTGGGAGTTAAATAATTCAAAATTTAGAATTCAAAATTGTTTGTAGTAGGCTTTTAATGCTTATTACAAACTACATTTTTCACTTATCATACATTATTATTTTCTACATCTATGAAGCTTGAGGATATATCTACTTTAGAAGTTAGTTTTAATCAATTATTAGAAACACTGCTAATTAAGAAAGCAGAAAATGAACAATTTACCGTTTCACTAAATAGTGAACGTAGTCAATTTATCCGGTTTAATCAAGCCAAAGTTCGCCAAACAGGTTTTGTGGCTGATGGTTGGATTCAATTAACTCTAATTACAGATCAATGTAGCAGCTTTCGCCAGTTTCCTTTTACTGGAAATTGGGAAAAAGATTGGCAATCAGCATACCAAGCTTTGCAGGAATTGCGTAGTGAACTACCTTTACTACCAGTTGATCCATATTTGGTAGTACCATCAGGAAATAACACCAGCCGAGAAATACATACAGGAAATATACTCCCAGCAGAATCAGTAGTAGCGAATGTATTGGAACCAGTAAAAGAATTAGATTTTACTGGCATATATGCTGGGGGGGTAATTATTAGAGCTTATGGTGATTCCAGTGGACAAAAACATTGGTTCGCTACCGATTCCTTCACTTTAGATTATTCTTTATTTATTACTTCTGGGCAAGCTGTTAAAGGTACATTTGCTGGCAGTGATTGGAATCCAGAAGCTTATGCAGCTAAAATTAATGAAGGTAAACAGCAATTAAAACTTCTCTCTACTCCTGCAAAACAATTAGCAAGAGGACAATACAAAACTTATTTTGCTCCGGCTGCTGTGGCTGATTTAGTGAGTATGCTTTCTTGGGGTGCAGTTAGTGAAGCAGATATTCAACAAGGTAATAGTGCGTTAGCTATTTTATCGCGTAAAGATAAACAGCTTTCCCCTTCGTTGAGCATTAAAGAGAATTTTCAACGGGGATTAGTACCTAGATTTAACAACTTAGGAGAAATGGCTCCTCCAGAATTACCGATAATTGAAAAAGGAATTTTAGTTAATAGTTTAATTAGTTCTCGTACAGCTAAGGAATATAACAAAACTTCTAACGGTGCGAGTAGTGAAGAAATGTTGCGTGCGCCAGAATTAAGTCCGGGAAATTTAACTTATGCACAAATATTGCCGAGTTTAGATACAGGGTTATATGTCTCTAATTTACATTATTTGAATTGGAGCGATCGCCCCACAGGTAGAATTACAGGTATGACCCGTTACGCCTGTTTTTGGATAGAAAACGGTGAAATTGTCGCCCCCATAGAAAACTTACGCTTTGACGAAAGTTTATACCGCTTCTGGGGAGAAAATCTAGTAGATTTAACCGATTTTCAAGAATTTATTCCCGAAGTAGGCAGCTACGAAAACCGTCATATAGGAGGTATTATGACTCCTGGAATGTTAGTCAACGATTTTACTTACACTTTATAGTGTTTTGTATGAGTGCGGCTGTGAAAGTTACAGCCGCCTGATAGCCACTTCTAAGCCTTTACATACCCCTGTGAGAAAATCTAAATCTAGAGTGGCGATCGCATCACTCGCTTTATGATAATGAGGATTCCGCATAAAGGCTGTATCCGTCACCATCATTGCTGGATAACCCACATCCCAAAACGGTGCATGATCACTTTGTCTAGTTTGGCGCACAATCAAACCCCGATTTGGTACTGGTAGCCACTGACTTGATACTCCCGCTTGGCGGATGCGACGACTCATGCTGATTAAATCTGGTATGGTGCGTAAATTACCAATTAATGCAATAAAATCTCCTGTATTGGGGTAAAACTTTTCCAACGGTGATGGATATCTCTGCGAACCTGGGGTGAAATCACGATATCCCAACATTTCCAAAGACATCATCAAGCGTAAAGGCTGCTGTTGCTGACGTAATAAAGCTGCATAATCAGTGCTACCCAACAAACCATATTCTTCCATATCAAAAGCCACCAACCGCAACGGATACTTGGCTGGCGTAGCCGCAAACATTTTTGCTAATTCCAATAAAACCACTACACCTGTAGCATTATCATCAGCCCCTGACGTTCCTGGTACAGCATCATAGTGCGCACCAATTAAAATAGGTGGTAGTTGTTTTTTTCCAACAGCTTGGGACGGTAAATTGAGAATGAGATTTTTAAAAGATTTATTACCTACTTCAAAGGTGTGGATTTCCACACTTCCCAATTGGGACAATTCTTGACGAATGTATTCTTGGACAAAAAAATGTCCAGCCGTCGCTAGATAAGGGTCACGTTCTCGTGCTATCTGCGTTAAGTGATGATGTAATCTGGCTTTTAAATTCACCTATGTATTAGTGGTCAGTGGTTAGTAGTCAGTAGCTTTCATATATTCTAAAACCACATACACTAGTTATGAGTATTAGATCAGTTATCAGGTTATGTTGACTGTTAAACTTTTATCCAAAACAACTGACAACTGACACACTTAGTAATTAAGGAGAGGGTGGATATCCCAACTTGAAGATGCCAAAAAGTTCACAGATGAGGCTACAACATTCACAAAGGCTAGAACATACTAACCATCGTCAATGTTATCCTAGTCTTGCAACTAAATCCTCAAGCTGTAATTCCTCCGCTTTTTGCCTTAATGACGAATGTTATACCATTGAGGCAAGTTGATTCTGTAGCAAAAAGCTAGAGGTAGTTCTGCCCAACCATAATATATATAGTAAGACACAGTTAGGAGAAAAGTAACGCATGGGCAAGGTAGTCGGCATCGACTTGGGTACAACCAACTCAGTAGTCGCCGTAATGGAGGGTGGCAAGCCGGTGGTGATTGCCAATGCAGAAGGAATGCGAACAACCCCCTCCGTTGTAGGTTTCAGTAAGGATGGCGAAAGGGTAGTAGGACAAATGGCACGGCGGCAAACAGTCCTTAACCCCCAAAACACCTTTTTTGCAGCTAAACGCTTTATTGGGCGCAGGTATGCCGAACTCAGTCCTGAATCGAAGCGTGTACCATATACCATCCGTAAAGATGAAATTGGCAATATTAAAATTGCCTGTCCTCGTTTGGGTAAAGATTTTGCCCCAGAAGAAATTTCAGCAATGGTGCTGAAGAAGTTGGCAGATGATGCTAGTGCTTATTTAGGGGAACAAGTCACAGGCGCAGTGATTACAGTACCCGCTTATTTCAACGATTCCCAAAGACAAGCAACTCGTGATGCTGGTAGAATTGCTGGTTTAGAAGTGCTGCGGATTCTCAATGAACCGACAGCCGCATCTTTAGCTTATGGCTTAGATCGGGGTGATACAGAAACTATTTTAGTTTTTGACTTGGGTGGTGGGACATTTGACGTATCGATTCTGGAAGTTGGGGATGGAGTATTTGAAGTCAAAGCCACCAGTGGCGATACCCAACTGGGAGGAAATGACTTTGATAAGAAAATTGTTGATTGGTTAGCAGAGCAATTCTTAGAAACAGAAGGTGTAGACTTAAGACGGAGCGATCGCCAAGCCTTGCAACGTTTGATGGAAGCCGCAGAGAAAGCCAAAATCGAACTTAGCGCCGTCAGCGTCACTGATATTAACCTACCCTTCATTACCGCCACAGAAGAAGGCCCCAAACATATAGAAACTCGCTTGACACGCGCCCAATTTGAAGGCTTGTGTGGTGACTTATTAGGACGTGTCCGTAACCCAGTTAAACGCGCCTTAAAAGATGCGGGACTTAGACCAGATGATATAGAAGATGTCGTACTAGTTGGCGGTTCTACGAGAATGCCAATGGTGAAACAGCTAGTGCGTGATTTGATTGGCATTGAACCCAGCGAGAATGTTAACCCTGATGAAGTGGTAGCAATGGGTGCAGCCATTCAAGCCGGGATTCTAGCGGGACAATTTAAAGATGTGCTGCTGCTAGATGTTACACCCTTATCTTTGGGTTTGGAAGCGATCGGTGGCGTGATGAAAAAACTCATCCCCCGCAATACCACCATCCCCGTCCGCCGTTCTGATATTTTCTCAACGTCAGAAAATAACCAAAACTCCGTGGAAATTCACGTAGTCCAAGGTGAACGGGAAATGGCTGGTGATAACAAATCACTAGGACGTTTCAAACTCTACGGTATACCCCCAGCACCGCGAGGCATTCCCCAAATTCAAGTAGCATTTGATATCG
Above is a genomic segment from Nostoc sp. MS1 containing:
- a CDS encoding endonuclease domain-containing protein, with the translated sequence MTELYNKTSQKEKRRSLRNNMPPAEKILWDKLRNRQIDGFKFRRQYSIDVFVVDFYCAELKLAIELDGDSHFQAGAQVCDYERQCFLESKGTRFLRFTNQQVYQELEGVIAMIAQTVCQLRQITCDFTPCVTKF
- a CDS encoding CobW family GTP-binding protein, translated to MQSAVTQNSQPMDAPKQGMPVTIITGFLGSGKTTLLNHILNNQQGLKTAVLVNEFGEIGIDNELIVSTDENMVELNNGCICCTINNDLVDAVYKVLEREEKLDYLVVETTGLADPLPVALTFLGTELKDLTRLDSIITVVDAANYSLDLFNSQAAYSQIAYGDVILLNKTDLVDEATLNELERKINEVKEGARILRTKRSQVPLPLILSVGLFESDKYFDTVDTHSHDHHDHHDHHDHSACGHDHHDHDHVHSTCGHDHHDHDHHDHSHHLENDGFTSISFQSDKPFSIRKFQYFLDNQLPTNIFRAKGIMWFDESPKRHIFHLCGKRFTLDDEEWKGTPKNQVVLIGQNLDRETLLTQLENCLCLPSTNRGKGFGK
- the cysS gene encoding cysteine--tRNA ligase — its product is MALTVYNTLTRRQEPFKTVEPGKVKMYYCGVTVYDYCHLGHARACIVWDVVRRYLQFLGYEVRYVQNFTDIDDKILNRARQENSSMEAVAERFIKAYFEDMAQLGIKEADEYPRATHTINGIQRLIHELENKGFAYPSQGDVYYAVRQFAEYGKLSGRRLEDMQAGASDRVNVDDPEYQKKKDPFDFALWKAARLGEPSWESPWGAGRPGWHIECSAMVRDRLGETIDIHAGGADLIFPHHENEIAQSEAVTGKPLANYWLHNGMVKVDGEKMSKSLGNFTTIRDLLERGVDPMAMRLFVLTAQYRTPIDFTDEAIAAATNGWHTIKDGLLAGWQLGNGKWELGNGISNTYVERFTEAVNDDFNFPGGLTILFELAKKLHRERNILVHGGKTETPIEELKIQWQTLVTLANVLGLTAQPEIHKNGQDGLSDADIEDLIQQRQAARKAKNFAEGDRIRNELQAKGITLIDSPQGTRWHRG
- a CDS encoding TldD/PmbA family protein; translation: MWSELIKAIASFKIPADWIGIRVVKETAAHHYVRDGLPQHNGKSSTIGAMLEVLVNGSFGYAATNSLELTSLQAAAEIAYKQALAANQWYIYPFGVSERPKVVGEYNSPFVEPLNALSPGEINDLLVRICHTLKVDDKIVQTTANAATSEKESWFVSSNGSEVYQKFVSIGTHYGAIAQDGAIVQQRTNNGSQANCYQGGIELLQQNHLWQRVRQIGEQAIELLSAEECPTTRTNLVLAPDQMMLQIHESVGHPLELDRILGDERNYAGGSFVSTSDFGNLSYGSPLMNITFDPTVIGEYASYGFDDTGAVATREYLIKEGVLQRGLGSLESQARAKVPGVACARASSWNRPPIDRMANLNLEPGNASFDEMISNIEQGVYMESNRSWSIDDRRYKFQFGCEYAKLIENGKLTKTLRNPNYRATTPEFWHSLIQVGDNSNWEMYGTPFCGKGEPNQSIWVGHGSPVCVFANVEVFGGGS
- a CDS encoding TldD/PmbA family protein — its product is MKLEDISTLEVSFNQLLETLLIKKAENEQFTVSLNSERSQFIRFNQAKVRQTGFVADGWIQLTLITDQCSSFRQFPFTGNWEKDWQSAYQALQELRSELPLLPVDPYLVVPSGNNTSREIHTGNILPAESVVANVLEPVKELDFTGIYAGGVIIRAYGDSSGQKHWFATDSFTLDYSLFITSGQAVKGTFAGSDWNPEAYAAKINEGKQQLKLLSTPAKQLARGQYKTYFAPAAVADLVSMLSWGAVSEADIQQGNSALAILSRKDKQLSPSLSIKENFQRGLVPRFNNLGEMAPPELPIIEKGILVNSLISSRTAKEYNKTSNGASSEEMLRAPELSPGNLTYAQILPSLDTGLYVSNLHYLNWSDRPTGRITGMTRYACFWIENGEIVAPIENLRFDESLYRFWGENLVDLTDFQEFIPEVGSYENRHIGGIMTPGMLVNDFTYTL
- a CDS encoding M28 family peptidase, translating into MNLKARLHHHLTQIARERDPYLATAGHFFVQEYIRQELSQLGSVEIHTFEVGNKSFKNLILNLPSQAVGKKQLPPILIGAHYDAVPGTSGADDNATGVVVLLELAKMFAATPAKYPLRLVAFDMEEYGLLGSTDYAALLRQQQQPLRLMMSLEMLGYRDFTPGSQRYPSPLEKFYPNTGDFIALIGNLRTIPDLISMSRRIRQAGVSSQWLPVPNRGLIVRQTRQSDHAPFWDVGYPAMMVTDTAFMRNPHYHKASDAIATLDLDFLTGVCKGLEVAIRRL
- the dnaK gene encoding molecular chaperone DnaK, which gives rise to MGKVVGIDLGTTNSVVAVMEGGKPVVIANAEGMRTTPSVVGFSKDGERVVGQMARRQTVLNPQNTFFAAKRFIGRRYAELSPESKRVPYTIRKDEIGNIKIACPRLGKDFAPEEISAMVLKKLADDASAYLGEQVTGAVITVPAYFNDSQRQATRDAGRIAGLEVLRILNEPTAASLAYGLDRGDTETILVFDLGGGTFDVSILEVGDGVFEVKATSGDTQLGGNDFDKKIVDWLAEQFLETEGVDLRRSDRQALQRLMEAAEKAKIELSAVSVTDINLPFITATEEGPKHIETRLTRAQFEGLCGDLLGRVRNPVKRALKDAGLRPDDIEDVVLVGGSTRMPMVKQLVRDLIGIEPSENVNPDEVVAMGAAIQAGILAGQFKDVLLLDVTPLSLGLEAIGGVMKKLIPRNTTIPVRRSDIFSTSENNQNSVEIHVVQGEREMAGDNKSLGRFKLYGIPPAPRGIPQIQVAFDIDANGILQVTALDRTTGREQSITIQGASTLSEAEVNRMIQDAQKYADIDRERKERVEKRTRSEALILQAERQLREVALEFGMQFARNRRQRIDNISRELKESLKENDDRGIDQAYADLQDALYELNREVRQYYAEDEDDDLFATIKDIFVGDKEKERDYPRDNYRERDSYNNNRDYGRDYGRDSRPSYDNNRPPRRSRPSYQDNWDDDDDWL